The Coffea arabica cultivar ET-39 chromosome 6e, Coffea Arabica ET-39 HiFi, whole genome shotgun sequence genome contains the following window.
taaaatttttttttgtgacgaaataaatatatttaataagtaaaatttagaatcaataattataaaaataataaaaacatataattatacatacccAAAAATTTGTTATTGATTAACACTTGAAGTATTGGTAGTTGTTGCACTCGAATAACGAAGAGGAGGCAATTGCATTCTGCGAGTCTTCATCCGTTGAAAACGCTGCAATATTTGCTCATTTTCAATTGTTGCAAAAATATCCTTCTCGATGTATACAACCAGACAGTCATTCATCCACTCGTCTCCCATTTTGTTGCGCAAATCAGTCTTGACAATATTCATTGCAGAAAATACTCTTTCAACAGAAGCAGTCGCAACTGGTAGAACTAATGCCAACTGGATCAGACGATAAACCAATGGAAAAACTGTATTTTTACCAGTTTTAACCATTTGTTGAGCAAGACTTCCCAAATCTCCAACTTCTGAAAATTGAGGATCGCGTTGCacattataaatataatttcgAAGTTGAGACTCAAGATATAAATAATCGTTACTTGAGAAGTCTTCAGGATATAAATCAGCAAGACGGAGTAGTTTCTGCACATTGAATTGAGAGAAAGAACTTTTTGGATCAAGACATGCTATGCAACTAAGCAATTCCGTGCTAACTTCCGAGAAACGATTATTCATCTCTTGTATAATTAAATCAACAACCTGACATcacaacaataataaaattaataactaAGAAAATCTGCTAACAAGTAACAAATgtaatgaaataataatttcaaaaataatacCTCACAAAAAATTTCCACGCGATAATGATGAAAATTGGTGATGGTTTGACCTCTGCGACTGCGCCTGGCATTGCCACGGATTGCTATACTGTCTTCCATATCAATCACGGGAATCatattcaactcacaaaaattgtTGACTTCATCTAAAATTATTTGCCATCCCTCTTCCCTAAAGTCTTGCAATTGAGATTTCATAGTATCAATCAAACTCATGGCTTGGACAATATTTTGATCCCTTTGTTGCAAAACAAGTGACAAGTCATTTGTGATTCCCAATAAATACTTCATCAGGTGCAATGCAAAAACAAACTCATAATCATTCATTCTATCAATCAAACCCCTGGCCATACCTCTATTGTCAGAAGTGGTGGCATCATCTTGTATATTTCCCAATATTCCAATCACCGAAGCCCACATAGAGGATAGGCGAAGTAATGTTAGATAGTGTGATCCCCAACGAGTATCCCCTGGTCTTGCTAAActagtttcttgatttttgccTTTTCCACTAATAATATCTCCACTGTCTAAAAGTGTAACAATCTTATCATGTTCTATTTGTCTTAATTGATCTCTCCTTTTACATGATGCTCCAGTTAAATTGACAATCATAGAGACATAGACAAAGAATTCACTGACAATGATATTTCCCTTAGCAACAGCAACAATAACTAACTGGAGTTGGTGAGCAAAACAGT
Protein-coding sequences here:
- the LOC140009766 gene encoding uncharacterized protein; this encodes MIQKDLAHACASEITSVIINDIGDNYFSLIVDESRDSSVKEQMGVVLRYVNKEGRVIERFLAIVHVSDTTSLCLKDAIDSLFAQHGLSLSKLRGQRYDGASNMRGEFNGLKALILQENPYAMYIHCFAHQLQLVIVAVAKGNIIVSEFFVYVSMIVNLTGASCKRRDQLRQIEHDKIVTLLDSGDIISGKGKNQETSLARPGDTRWGSHYLTLLRLSSMWASVIGILGNIQDDATTSDNRVFIGNHK